A genomic window from Candidatus Omnitrophota bacterium includes:
- a CDS encoding ferritin family protein yields MGNIFAVSEIVEIGIQIEKNGKDFYNALSNRLDNAKIRDVFKYLAGEEEKHIVVFQKILGGIEKYEPVESFPGENLSYINALASEYIFTKKDKGVEAAKNLKTDKEAVDKGVEFEKDSIVFYEGMKKLIPDYDIKVIEELIKQEQSHLLQLLELKSKL; encoded by the coding sequence ATGGGTAATATTTTTGCTGTAAGCGAGATTGTGGAGATTGGAATCCAGATTGAAAAGAACGGAAAGGATTTTTATAATGCTTTATCCAACCGTTTGGATAATGCAAAAATAAGAGACGTATTTAAATACCTCGCCGGAGAAGAAGAAAAGCATATTGTTGTTTTTCAAAAGATTCTCGGTGGAATTGAGAAGTATGAACCTGTTGAGAGCTTCCCCGGAGAAAATCTCAGCTATATTAATGCTTTGGCTTCAGAGTATATTTTTACAAAGAAAGACAAGGGGGTAGAAGCTGCTAAAAACCTGAAAACAGATAAAGAGGCTGTTGATAAAGGTGTAGAGTTTGAAAAAGATTCTATTGTTTTTTATGAAGGAATGAAGAAATTGATTCCTGATTACGATATAAAGGTTATAGAGGAATTGATTAAACAAGAACAGTCTCATTTATTGCAGCTACTTGAGCTAAAAAGCAAATTATAA
- a CDS encoding glutaredoxin family protein yields the protein MGKSVKVYSTPTCPWCIRTKQFLKDNNINFEDIDVSSNQSSGEEMIKKSGQMGVPVLDIDGEIIIGFDKEKIKQALGL from the coding sequence ATGGGGAAAAGTGTTAAGGTTTACTCAACTCCGACTTGCCCGTGGTGTATAAGGACAAAACAATTCTTAAAAGACAATAATATTAATTTTGAGGACATTGACGTTTCTTCCAACCAATCCTCTGGTGAAGAGATGATTAAAAAATCGGGTCAGATGGGGGTTCCGGTTTTGGATATTGATGGCGAAATTATTATCGGCTTTGATAAAGAAAAGATTAAACAGGCTTTGGGGTTATAG